A genome region from Frankineae bacterium MT45 includes the following:
- a CDS encoding chemotaxis protein CheX — translation MTSLAQVPNKEDLAELISAVWTSFMFEEILPIEDEAAAAKPTHNEVLASVSIMGGWSGQLILATTRACGTAVAASMFGSEDEVPDEELADAVGELANIVGGNVKSMLPSPSSLSLPQVVIDAHMLAVPSALLRTVTVMAWGEHHIVASLWEAAPSNPLLGGL, via the coding sequence ATGACCTCCCTCGCCCAAGTTCCCAACAAAGAAGACCTCGCTGAGTTGATCTCCGCGGTCTGGACGTCGTTCATGTTCGAGGAGATCCTCCCGATCGAGGACGAGGCGGCCGCCGCCAAGCCGACCCACAACGAGGTTCTCGCCTCAGTCTCGATCATGGGCGGTTGGAGCGGCCAGCTCATCCTGGCCACCACCCGGGCCTGTGGCACCGCGGTGGCGGCGAGCATGTTCGGCTCCGAGGATGAGGTGCCGGATGAGGAGCTGGCCGACGCGGTCGGCGAGCTGGCCAACATCGTCGGCGGCAACGTCAAGTCGATGCTCCCGTCGCCCTCTTCGCTCTCGCTGCCGCAGGTCGTCATCGACGCGCACATGCTGGCGGTCCCCTCCGCCCTGCTGCGCACAGTCACCGTGATGGCCTGGGGCGAGCACCACATCGTCGCCTCCCTCTGGGAAGCGGCTCCGTCCAACCCGCTGCTCGGAGGTCTGTAA
- a CDS encoding two-component system, chemotaxis family, response regulator CheY: MHLIVADDSAVMRRIVVRALRHGGFDCEVTEASDGAELVELVINSSPDLVLSDWNMPNVTGIEALRTIRARGSNVPFGFVTSERSDAMRQQAADAGAAFLVGKPFTPEDLRDAIAACV, encoded by the coding sequence ATGCATCTGATCGTTGCTGACGATTCGGCCGTCATGCGCCGCATCGTCGTCCGCGCGCTGCGCCACGGTGGTTTCGACTGTGAGGTCACCGAGGCCTCCGACGGTGCCGAACTCGTGGAACTGGTCATCAACAGCTCGCCCGACCTGGTGCTGTCCGACTGGAACATGCCGAACGTGACCGGCATCGAGGCGCTGCGCACGATCCGGGCCCGCGGCTCGAACGTCCCCTTCGGCTTCGTGACCTCGGAGCGCTCCGACGCGATGCGCCAGCAGGCCGCCGACGCCGGCGCCGCCTTCCTGGTTGGTAAGCCCTTCACCCCGGAGGACCTGCGCGACGCCATCGCTGCCTGCGTCTGA
- a CDS encoding aryl-alcohol dehydrogenase (NADP+) encodes MKYLKLGSTGLDVSAICLGCMSFGDPQAGNHAWTLGAQGSRPLIKRALDAGINFFDTANVYSAGTSEEIVGRTLLDYADRDEIVLATKVHGRMRPGPNGAGLSRKAILAELDASLRRLGTDFIDLYQIHRFDYDVPLEETLEALHDAVKSGKVRYLGASSMYAWQFAKALYLADLNGWTRFSTMQDHYNLLYREEEREMLPLCYEEGIGVIPWSPLARGRLTRPWDEATARSETDEFGKSLYAEGDRSIVERVAEVAAEHGVAPAQIALAWVSQHPAVSAPIVGATKASHIDDAVASLEIELSESQTARLEENYTPHQVAGFR; translated from the coding sequence ATGAAGTATTTGAAGCTTGGTTCAACCGGCCTGGACGTCTCGGCGATCTGCCTGGGGTGCATGAGTTTCGGCGATCCCCAGGCCGGAAATCACGCCTGGACGCTGGGCGCGCAGGGCAGCCGCCCGCTGATCAAACGAGCCCTCGACGCCGGCATCAACTTCTTCGACACGGCCAACGTCTACTCGGCCGGAACCAGCGAGGAGATCGTCGGCCGTACCCTGCTCGACTACGCCGATCGCGATGAGATCGTGCTGGCGACCAAGGTGCACGGACGGATGCGTCCGGGACCGAACGGGGCGGGTCTCTCGCGCAAGGCCATCCTGGCCGAACTCGATGCCAGCTTGCGACGCCTGGGTACCGACTTCATCGATCTGTACCAGATCCACCGCTTCGACTACGACGTGCCACTGGAGGAGACCCTGGAGGCACTCCACGATGCGGTGAAGTCGGGAAAGGTCCGTTACCTCGGTGCGTCGTCGATGTATGCCTGGCAGTTCGCCAAGGCGCTCTACCTGGCCGACCTCAACGGCTGGACCCGCTTCTCAACGATGCAGGACCACTACAACCTGCTCTACCGCGAGGAGGAGCGGGAGATGCTGCCGCTCTGCTACGAGGAGGGCATCGGCGTGATCCCGTGGAGCCCGCTGGCCCGGGGACGGCTGACCCGTCCGTGGGATGAGGCGACGGCCCGAAGCGAGACCGACGAATTCGGGAAGTCCCTCTACGCCGAGGGCGACCGGAGCATCGTCGAACGGGTCGCTGAGGTGGCGGCCGAGCACGGCGTGGCACCGGCCCAGATCGCGCTGGCCTGGGTGTCGCAGCATCCGGCGGTGTCGGCACCGATCGTCGGGGCGACGAAGGCGAGTCACATCGATGACGCGGTGGCGTCGCTGGAGATCGAACTCAGCGAGTCGCAGACGGCCCGGTTGGAGGAGAACTACACGCCGCACCAGGTCGCGGGATTCCGCTGA
- a CDS encoding Lysophospholipase, alpha-beta hydrolase superfamily, with amino-acid sequence MSFVKTEGAPSWFSQALADEAEVGRFEVEGAEINYRAWGPAGSKGLILVHGGAAHAQWWDHIAPLLSRQLRVVAIDLSGHGDSGRRPDYSLETWAREVLAVGAVAGISGLPIIIGHSMGGFVALTAAVRAGADIAGIMTIDSPVRDMTPEEDAARRRGAFGPLKIYPSREAAVSRFRPVPDQEVMLDYVKAHIAETSVRPLDGGWAWKFDPQIFRRAAMSLAKLNRLECRVALFRAELGLATEDLTEAMYDRLGRIAPVIEIPTAGHAVMLDQPLALVTAIRALLADWEHSVISERPVAY; translated from the coding sequence ATGAGTTTCGTAAAAACCGAGGGTGCTCCGAGCTGGTTCAGCCAGGCGCTGGCCGACGAGGCCGAGGTCGGCCGCTTCGAAGTTGAGGGTGCCGAGATCAACTACCGCGCCTGGGGGCCGGCCGGGTCCAAGGGGCTGATCCTGGTGCACGGGGGTGCCGCCCACGCCCAGTGGTGGGATCACATCGCGCCGCTGCTGAGCCGGCAGCTGCGGGTCGTGGCCATCGATCTCTCCGGTCATGGCGACAGTGGTCGGCGCCCCGACTACTCCCTCGAGACGTGGGCCCGCGAGGTGCTGGCGGTCGGTGCGGTGGCCGGCATCAGCGGGCTGCCGATCATCATCGGGCACAGTATGGGCGGCTTCGTGGCCCTCACCGCCGCGGTGCGGGCCGGTGCCGACATCGCCGGGATCATGACGATCGACTCGCCGGTGCGGGACATGACGCCGGAGGAGGACGCCGCACGCCGGCGCGGGGCATTCGGTCCGTTGAAGATCTACCCGAGCCGCGAGGCCGCGGTGTCGCGGTTCCGCCCGGTGCCCGATCAGGAGGTGATGCTCGACTACGTCAAGGCGCATATCGCGGAGACCTCGGTGCGTCCCCTGGACGGCGGCTGGGCCTGGAAGTTCGATCCGCAGATCTTCCGGCGCGCGGCGATGAGCCTGGCCAAGCTGAACCGCCTCGAGTGCCGGGTTGCCCTCTTCCGGGCCGAGCTCGGCCTGGCCACCGAGGATCTCACCGAGGCGATGTATGACCGGCTGGGACGGATCGCCCCGGTCATCGAGATCCCCACGGCCGGGCATGCGGTGATGCTCGACCAGCCGCTGGCCCTGGTGACCGCGATCCGCGCGCTGCTGGCCGACTGGGAGCACTCCGTGATCTCCGAGCGTCCGGTCGCGTACTAA
- a CDS encoding drug resistance transporter, EmrB/QacA subfamily — MAAAAKRNRYQVTFVVLALGVAAYALLQSLVSPVLPLLQDDLHTSQNTVTWVLTAYLLSASVCTPILGRIGDMVGKEKVLVGVLVALAVGSILAAVAGSIGVMIVARAIQGAGGGIIPLSFGIIRDEFPRHKVAGAVGVIAALLAVGGGLGLVLAGPIVNSLNYHWLFWIPGAIVVVVAIATHFVVPESPVRTPGRISWGAAVLLSGWLVALLVAVSEAPSWGWGSPAVIGLLIASVVLAVAWVMLELRSEQPLIDMKMMRIPAVWTTNLVAFLFGVGLYCTFAFLPEFVQTPASAGYGFTASITLSGVIVLPMSVAMFIFGSASGPLSGRFGAKAVLVWGSAISVVPFLILAFAHDHIWQVVVAMVLLGAGFGLAFSSMSNIIVDSVPSHQTGVASGMNANIRTIGGSIGAAVMASVVTAHTQPSGLPTESGYTTGFALLAISLVLATLAGLLIPKLNVVRDTHQQEQAEMSHPEMALVAAGTVVGDESE; from the coding sequence ATGGCCGCCGCCGCCAAACGCAACCGCTACCAAGTGACCTTCGTCGTCCTCGCTCTCGGGGTCGCGGCGTACGCGCTGCTCCAGTCCCTGGTCTCGCCGGTGCTGCCGCTGCTGCAGGACGACCTGCACACGTCGCAGAACACGGTCACCTGGGTGCTCACCGCCTACCTACTCTCGGCCTCCGTCTGCACCCCGATCCTCGGACGGATCGGTGACATGGTCGGCAAGGAGAAGGTGCTGGTCGGTGTCCTGGTGGCGCTGGCCGTCGGCTCCATCCTGGCCGCGGTCGCCGGCTCGATCGGCGTGATGATCGTGGCCCGGGCGATCCAGGGCGCCGGCGGTGGCATCATCCCGCTCTCCTTCGGCATCATCCGCGACGAGTTCCCGCGTCACAAGGTGGCCGGCGCGGTCGGCGTCATCGCCGCGCTGCTGGCCGTCGGCGGCGGGTTGGGCCTGGTGCTGGCCGGCCCGATCGTCAATTCCCTCAATTATCACTGGCTCTTCTGGATCCCCGGGGCCATCGTCGTCGTCGTCGCCATCGCCACTCACTTCGTCGTTCCGGAGTCCCCGGTGCGCACCCCGGGGCGGATCAGCTGGGGCGCCGCCGTTCTGCTCTCGGGTTGGCTGGTCGCCCTGCTGGTGGCCGTGAGTGAGGCGCCGTCATGGGGCTGGGGGTCGCCCGCGGTCATCGGCCTGTTGATCGCCTCCGTCGTGCTGGCGGTGGCCTGGGTGATGCTGGAGTTGCGCTCGGAGCAGCCGCTCATCGACATGAAGATGATGCGGATTCCCGCCGTCTGGACGACCAACCTCGTCGCGTTCCTCTTCGGCGTCGGCCTCTACTGCACCTTCGCCTTCCTGCCGGAGTTCGTCCAGACGCCGGCGTCGGCCGGATACGGCTTCACGGCCAGCATCACGCTCTCGGGTGTGATCGTGCTGCCGATGTCGGTCGCGATGTTCATCTTCGGCTCCGCCTCCGGGCCACTGTCGGGGCGCTTCGGGGCCAAGGCCGTCCTGGTCTGGGGCTCGGCGATCAGCGTCGTCCCATTCCTGATCCTCGCCTTCGCTCACGATCACATCTGGCAGGTCGTGGTGGCGATGGTGCTGCTCGGCGCGGGCTTCGGCTTGGCCTTCTCCTCGATGTCGAACATCATCGTGGACTCCGTCCCGTCGCATCAGACCGGCGTGGCCAGCGGCATGAACGCCAACATCCGCACCATCGGCGGGTCGATCGGCGCTGCGGTTATGGCCAGTGTCGTCACCGCGCACACCCAGCCCAGTGGGCTGCCGACGGAGTCCGGGTACACCACCGGGTTCGCGCTGCTCGCCATCTCTCTGGTGCTGGCCACGCTGGCCGGCTTGCTGATCCCCAAGCTCAATGTCGTTCGGGACACCCACCAGCAGGAGCAGGCGGAGATGTCGCATCCGGAGATGGCCCTAGTCGCCGCTGGTACCGTCGTCGGGGACGAGTCGGAGTAG
- a CDS encoding transcriptional regulator, TetR family, whose amino-acid sequence MRTPTAKPVSVDEVSVHTRPLRRDAAENRERLLDAARFVFAEYGLDASVEEVARAAGVGMGTLYRRFPTKQALIDELVGGMRRELLALAQNANGLVDGSGLETLLLDAGKFQAKQPSCLQRLWSHSDAEQACMDDFREIVATLLERAQESGRVRPEVTSTDISMIFWSVRSIIEMTCAVAPTAWRRHLELLIAGLRPFAAEHLRVPLVEKPLTRAQAQRCMDPEPSREARR is encoded by the coding sequence GTGCGAACGCCTACGGCGAAGCCGGTCTCCGTGGACGAGGTGTCGGTGCACACCCGGCCGCTGCGCCGTGACGCCGCTGAGAACCGCGAGCGACTCCTCGACGCGGCCCGCTTCGTCTTCGCCGAGTACGGACTCGATGCCAGCGTCGAGGAGGTGGCTCGCGCGGCCGGCGTCGGGATGGGGACGCTGTACCGGCGTTTCCCGACCAAACAGGCCCTCATCGACGAACTCGTCGGCGGAATGCGCCGTGAATTGCTGGCGCTGGCCCAGAACGCCAACGGCCTGGTGGACGGCTCCGGGTTGGAGACGCTGCTGCTGGATGCCGGTAAATTTCAGGCCAAACAGCCGAGCTGCCTGCAGCGCCTCTGGAGCCACTCCGACGCCGAGCAGGCCTGCATGGACGACTTCCGCGAGATCGTGGCGACGCTGCTCGAGCGGGCACAGGAGAGCGGCCGGGTTCGCCCGGAGGTGACGAGCACCGACATCTCCATGATCTTCTGGTCGGTCCGCAGCATCATCGAGATGACCTGCGCGGTGGCCCCGACGGCGTGGCGTCGTCACCTCGAACTGCTGATCGCCGGGCTGCGCCCCTTCGCTGCGGAGCACCTGCGGGTGCCGCTGGTCGAGAAGCCGCTCACCCGGGCCCAGGCCCAGCGCTGCATGGATCCGGAGCCGAGCCGCGAGGCTCGCCGGTAG
- a CDS encoding Triacylglycerol esterase/lipase EstA, alpha/beta hydrolase fold, whose protein sequence is MFSSLSPARRRLYLTLLAVALLLILGVAGTVGASVLRDRSSAAAGPSAADSAPEPVLLIPGYGGSTTALDDLRGKLVATGRSPVEVVPLPNGGTGDLRVQSRAVASAAAALLARTGAASLDVVGYSAGGVVARLWIRDDGGAKVVRRLVTLGSPQHGTGLADLGALLPADCPPACQQLGTGSQLLTDLNSGDETPPGPTYVSIWSTHDSVVLPPESAVLAGALNLSVQSVCATSTVTHTALPTDHLVQNMVVAELAPGAPVPLTPGDCARLSS, encoded by the coding sequence GTGTTCTCCTCGTTGTCACCGGCCCGTCGCCGGCTCTACCTGACGCTGCTCGCCGTCGCGCTGCTGCTGATCCTCGGCGTTGCGGGCACGGTCGGTGCCTCCGTGCTGCGCGACCGAAGCAGCGCCGCCGCCGGCCCGTCGGCCGCCGACTCCGCACCGGAGCCGGTGCTCCTCATCCCGGGTTACGGAGGATCAACCACCGCGCTGGACGACCTGCGCGGCAAGCTGGTCGCCACCGGCCGGTCGCCGGTCGAGGTCGTGCCGCTGCCGAACGGGGGGACTGGAGATCTGAGGGTGCAGTCCCGGGCCGTCGCGAGCGCCGCCGCAGCTCTTCTGGCCCGGACCGGAGCCGCATCGCTGGATGTGGTCGGCTACTCGGCCGGCGGTGTGGTGGCCCGGCTCTGGATCCGCGACGACGGCGGTGCCAAGGTGGTGCGCCGCCTGGTCACGCTGGGATCGCCGCAGCATGGCACCGGCCTGGCGGATCTCGGCGCCCTGCTGCCGGCCGACTGCCCACCCGCCTGCCAGCAACTCGGCACCGGGAGCCAGTTGCTCACCGACCTGAACAGCGGCGACGAGACGCCACCCGGGCCGACCTACGTATCGATCTGGAGCACGCACGACAGCGTCGTGCTGCCACCGGAGTCAGCCGTCCTGGCCGGCGCGTTGAACCTGAGTGTGCAGAGCGTCTGCGCCACCTCGACCGTCACGCACACCGCGCTGCCGACCGATCATCTCGTGCAGAACATGGTGGTCGCGGAGTTGGCCCCCGGGGCGCCGGTGCCGCTGACGCCGGGCGACTGCGCCCGTCTCAGCTCGTGA
- a CDS encoding ABC-2 type transport system permease protein: MITVELAKLFRRPRTWMTIALLVALPTVVAILLATTHLGPRPGQGPAFLSAVLTNGSLFSVAALAIVLPLFLPVAVAVVAGDMVAGEAQAGTLRYLLIRPVGRTRLLLAKLIAIFAFVAVSVVVVAGSGYVLGRLLLGNQPVQAAVTSVSGTPLTPGNIVVRTLIAIAYVAFSMLSVAAMALFLSTVTDSPLTASLGALAFLIGSSLLLTLDASRAIKPYLPTRYWLSFVDLFRDPILLRNVERGVALQAVYVLVLLGAAWANFSSKDITS; encoded by the coding sequence ATGATCACGGTCGAACTGGCGAAGCTCTTCCGGCGGCCACGAACCTGGATGACGATCGCGCTGCTGGTCGCACTCCCCACGGTCGTCGCGATTCTGCTGGCGACCACCCACCTTGGCCCCCGCCCCGGGCAGGGTCCGGCCTTCCTGTCGGCCGTCCTCACCAACGGCTCGCTCTTCAGCGTTGCTGCCCTGGCCATCGTGCTGCCACTCTTCCTGCCGGTCGCGGTCGCGGTGGTCGCCGGCGACATGGTGGCCGGCGAGGCTCAGGCCGGAACCCTGCGCTATCTACTCATCCGACCGGTCGGGCGGACCCGGCTGCTGCTGGCCAAGCTGATCGCGATCTTCGCCTTCGTCGCCGTCTCCGTCGTGGTGGTGGCAGGGTCGGGGTACGTCCTCGGCCGGCTGCTGCTCGGCAATCAGCCGGTGCAGGCTGCCGTCACCAGCGTCTCCGGCACGCCGCTGACCCCGGGCAACATCGTCGTCCGCACCCTGATCGCCATTGCCTACGTCGCCTTCTCGATGCTTTCGGTTGCCGCCATGGCCCTCTTCCTCTCCACCGTCACCGACTCCCCGCTGACGGCCAGCCTGGGCGCGCTCGCCTTCCTCATCGGCTCGTCCCTGCTGCTCACCCTTGACGCGTCGCGGGCGATCAAGCCGTATCTGCCGACCCGGTACTGGCTCTCCTTCGTCGATCTCTTCCGGGATCCGATCCTGCTGCGGAACGTCGAGCGGGGCGTCGCCCTGCAGGCGGTCTACGTGCTGGTACTGCTCGGGGCGGCCTGGGCCAACTTCTCCAGCAAGGACATCACGAGCTGA
- a CDS encoding ABC-2 type transport system ATP-binding protein, producing the protein MIRTDGLTKRFGSLVAVDRVDLDVREGDIYGFLGANGSGKTTTVRMLLGLVLATSGSITVLDEAMPKGGHRVLPQLGALVEGPGFYGHLSGRANLATFDASGPSGAGRRDRARRISEVMEQVGLAEVGKRPVRAYSLGMRQRLGLGAALLRRPRLLVLDEPTNGLDPQGIREIRELLLQLHRDGTTIFLSSHLLAEVEQLCSRVGVLDRGRLVVQEELSVLRRPTGHTVIRTKDIQQTLALLDGRVLERRGDRLIVAASDTSELNAHLVRHGVRVEELRPEERSLEEVVLELTDPERVRPQDVRPPAVDRLTLNPPALNSMAVDPPAVNPPADDPAEEPR; encoded by the coding sequence GTGATCCGCACCGACGGGCTGACCAAGCGGTTCGGCTCGCTGGTCGCCGTCGACCGGGTCGACCTCGACGTGCGGGAGGGTGACATCTACGGCTTCCTCGGCGCCAACGGCTCCGGTAAGACCACCACCGTACGGATGCTCCTCGGGCTGGTGCTGGCCACGTCAGGATCGATCACGGTGCTTGACGAGGCGATGCCGAAGGGTGGCCACCGGGTGCTGCCGCAGCTCGGCGCGCTGGTAGAAGGCCCAGGTTTTTATGGGCATCTCTCCGGACGGGCCAACCTGGCGACCTTCGACGCCAGCGGCCCGTCGGGCGCCGGTCGCCGCGACCGCGCCCGGCGCATCAGCGAGGTGATGGAGCAGGTGGGGTTGGCCGAGGTCGGGAAACGCCCGGTGCGGGCCTACTCCCTCGGGATGCGGCAGCGGCTTGGGCTGGGTGCGGCACTGCTGCGCCGGCCCCGCCTGCTGGTACTGGACGAGCCGACGAATGGCCTTGATCCACAGGGCATTCGGGAGATTCGCGAGCTGCTGCTGCAACTGCATCGCGACGGCACCACGATCTTCCTCTCCAGCCACCTGCTGGCCGAGGTGGAGCAACTCTGCAGCCGGGTCGGGGTGCTCGACCGCGGACGTTTGGTCGTGCAGGAGGAGCTCAGCGTCCTGCGCCGCCCCACCGGCCACACCGTCATTCGTACCAAGGACATTCAGCAGACACTGGCGCTACTCGACGGGCGAGTGCTGGAGCGGCGCGGCGATCGACTCATAGTTGCCGCCTCCGACACTTCGGAGTTGAACGCGCACCTGGTACGACACGGTGTGCGGGTAGAGGAGCTGCGACCCGAGGAGCGCAGCCTGGAGGAGGTCGTACTCGAGCTCACCGACCCGGAGCGGGTCCGGCCGCAGGATGTCAGGCCGCCGGCCGTGGACCGACTAACTCTCAATCCGCCGGCCCTCAATTCAATGGCCGTTGATCCGCCGGCGGTCAATCCACCGGCCGATGATCCAGCGGAGGAGCCGCGATGA
- a CDS encoding transcriptional regulator, LacI family codes for MPLGRKLMRTSQHRITLVMLAEDLGVSRATVSNAYNHPDQLSKTLRARILKRAEELGFAGPDPAGRQLRGARVGAVGVLVDQGLSYAFSDPTAVRFLDGLAREVQQDGFGLLVHAVSEGEDDLRRIRDASVDAWVIQSLPDEHPAVAAARARRKPMVVLDQPALEGVPLVSIDDFGGAVLAANHLLELGHRRIAVLTMPLQPDGRQGLADAQRQDAISYRVMRERLGGVRSALVAGGLDWDQIPVLECASNDSDAGALGAQTLISAHRAPTALLALSDQIALGALRGVQDADVHVPDQVSVIGFDDSPLAQHAYPPLTTVAQPIRTRGQALGSALRALLRDEEVESPQPYPVHLVVRASTSTPW; via the coding sequence ATGCCGCTCGGGAGAAAACTGATGCGCACGTCACAACATCGCATAACGCTCGTAATGCTCGCCGAGGATCTCGGTGTCTCTCGAGCGACCGTCTCGAACGCCTACAACCACCCCGATCAGCTCTCCAAGACGCTGCGGGCCCGGATCCTCAAGCGGGCTGAGGAACTCGGCTTCGCCGGCCCCGACCCGGCCGGACGTCAGTTGCGGGGCGCCCGCGTCGGCGCGGTGGGGGTGCTGGTCGATCAGGGGCTCTCGTACGCCTTCTCCGACCCGACGGCCGTCCGCTTCTTGGACGGGTTGGCCCGCGAGGTGCAGCAGGACGGCTTCGGGTTGCTCGTCCATGCCGTCTCCGAGGGAGAGGACGACCTGCGGCGGATCCGGGACGCGTCGGTGGATGCCTGGGTGATCCAGTCACTGCCCGACGAGCACCCGGCGGTGGCGGCGGCCCGGGCGCGTCGCAAGCCGATGGTCGTCCTCGACCAGCCGGCCCTAGAGGGCGTGCCGCTGGTGAGCATCGACGACTTCGGCGGCGCGGTGCTGGCGGCGAATCACCTGCTCGAACTCGGCCACCGACGCATCGCGGTACTGACCATGCCCCTGCAGCCGGACGGACGGCAGGGGCTAGCCGACGCGCAGCGCCAGGACGCCATCTCCTACCGGGTCATGCGGGAGCGGCTGGGTGGGGTGCGTAGCGCGCTTGTGGCCGGCGGCCTCGACTGGGATCAGATTCCCGTCCTCGAATGTGCCTCCAACGACTCCGATGCCGGGGCACTCGGGGCCCAGACCCTCATCAGCGCCCACCGGGCACCGACCGCGCTGCTGGCCCTGAGTGATCAGATCGCTCTGGGGGCGCTGCGTGGGGTTCAGGATGCGGATGTGCACGTGCCCGATCAGGTCTCGGTGATCGGCTTCGACGACTCGCCGCTGGCCCAGCACGCCTACCCGCCGCTGACGACCGTTGCGCAGCCAATCCGGACCCGGGGGCAGGCGCTCGGATCGGCACTGCGGGCGCTGCTGCGCGACGAGGAGGTCGAGTCGCCGCAGCCGTACCCGGTGCACCTGGTGGTGCGGGCCAGCACGTCGACGCCCTGGTGA
- a CDS encoding Thiol-disulfide isomerase or thioredoxin codes for MRLRYSWVLLLPLSLAMTACTGPAGSGPLGVTAKGKLFREDQRRAADAVNGKELDGSSFSLQSTAGQVTLLNLYASWCPPCQAETPQLVALYPEEKAAGVAFVGVDTKDLDKSAALDYTRDARIPYPVIYDPNAKLPIEIGRFPLPGLPMTILLDKKHRIVAVYSGPVLPADLRPALATLRAET; via the coding sequence GTGCGTCTGCGTTACAGCTGGGTCCTTCTCCTGCCGCTCAGTCTTGCCATGACTGCCTGCACCGGACCCGCCGGTAGTGGCCCGTTGGGTGTGACCGCGAAGGGCAAGCTTTTCCGGGAGGATCAGCGTCGCGCTGCCGACGCGGTGAACGGTAAGGAGCTAGACGGTTCGTCCTTCTCGCTGCAGAGCACGGCGGGTCAGGTGACGCTTCTCAATCTCTACGCATCCTGGTGCCCTCCGTGTCAGGCCGAGACCCCGCAACTGGTGGCGCTATATCCGGAGGAGAAGGCGGCTGGGGTCGCCTTCGTCGGTGTCGATACGAAGGATCTGGACAAGTCGGCAGCCCTCGACTACACCCGTGACGCGAGAATCCCGTATCCGGTCATCTATGACCCGAACGCAAAGTTGCCTATAGAGATTGGTCGGTTCCCGCTGCCCGGGCTGCCGATGACCATCCTGCTCGACAAGAAGCACCGCATCGTGGCGGTCTACTCAGGCCCGGTACTGCCGGCTGATCTCCGTCCGGCGCTGGCCACACTGCGCGCCGAAACCTGA
- a CDS encoding inner membrane transporter RhtA: protein MTRHIATPPAWTLAVTAMLSVQLGSALSVDLVHEVGPAGTAWLRLSFGAVVFLLIARPRLRSIARADVPALVALGVCTGLQTISFLAALERIPLGTCVAIEFLGPLTVATARSRSVRALAWPAVALAGVVLLTQPWRGSVDAVGIVFALIAAAGWAGYILFTQAVGDRFDGVSGLAITIPIAAITAAIAGIPQAAGHLTWTNLAAAAGLALLLPVLPYALEMMALRRLSSTAFGTLMALEPAFGTVLGLIVLSQRPDPAQLVGIALVVIAGGAAQRNGHREDAPTGTDDQPGPERHPVAVAEAHLF, encoded by the coding sequence ATGACCCGCCACATCGCCACACCTCCGGCCTGGACGCTCGCCGTCACCGCGATGCTGTCGGTACAGCTCGGTTCGGCCCTATCGGTGGACCTGGTCCATGAGGTCGGCCCCGCTGGAACGGCGTGGCTGCGCCTCTCGTTCGGCGCCGTGGTCTTCCTGCTGATTGCCCGTCCCCGGCTGCGTTCGATCGCGCGGGCTGACGTCCCCGCCCTCGTCGCGCTGGGGGTCTGCACCGGCCTGCAGACGATCTCGTTCCTGGCCGCCCTCGAACGCATTCCACTAGGCACCTGCGTTGCCATCGAGTTCCTCGGCCCACTGACGGTGGCGACGGCGCGCAGCCGGAGCGTCCGCGCGCTCGCCTGGCCCGCGGTCGCACTGGCCGGCGTCGTACTGCTCACCCAGCCCTGGCGCGGCAGCGTCGACGCGGTGGGCATCGTCTTTGCGCTCATAGCCGCCGCCGGCTGGGCCGGCTACATCCTCTTCACGCAGGCCGTCGGCGACCGCTTCGACGGGGTCAGCGGCCTGGCCATCACCATCCCGATCGCCGCGATCACCGCCGCCATCGCCGGCATACCCCAGGCCGCCGGTCACCTCACCTGGACGAACCTGGCCGCGGCGGCGGGCCTGGCATTGCTGCTGCCGGTTTTGCCGTATGCGCTCGAGATGATGGCGCTACGCCGACTGAGTTCGACGGCCTTCGGAACGCTGATGGCCCTCGAACCGGCCTTCGGCACCGTGCTCGGACTCATCGTGCTCTCCCAGCGCCCCGACCCGGCGCAACTGGTCGGCATCGCGCTGGTGGTCATCGCCGGTGGGGCCGCTCAGCGCAACGGGCACCGCGAGGACGCGCCTACCGGCACCGACGATCAGCCTGGGCCGGAACGCCACCCGGTCGCGGTCGCCGAGGCGCATCTCTTCTGA